In the Pseudonocardia cypriaca genome, one interval contains:
- a CDS encoding multicopper oxidase family protein has product MFEPLAITDMVLALLAMIAGLVVGRRAAGPTARLRRWLSIMAALVAARLVVALLILTGGTVLAESRLVVQVPLAVLPVAWAVRRPSRTAAQVAAAGVLLSGWWLFVPFGAQDTWFVLAGSTAALVAIAALGRWRRSGSRASRMPWPAVALLLVPAVGLALAGQANAAAAGHHHSAAGGISVDQLTGPRDREPDVRVTLTAARGEVRLASGHAADALLFNGTAPGPEIRAEVGQLVEVTLVNSDVEEGVSLHWHGVDVPNAEDGVPGVTQNAVRPGGRHVYRFVPNRSGTFWYHTHRDALRSVERGLFGALVVEDAGRGAAGFERTLFTHRWPAAAAAITAFDRADQPTRQAVEAGREVRLRLINSSAEPNRVHVGGTPFTVAAIDGNPIEGAAPVGPGTDLLLAAGGRYDLTFTMPDGPVTLAIDASAALALSPGGTAVPAAPATGALFDPFTYGSGAAPAPDDHDRTFDLRLDDGFGFGPGGFGYVSSSINGRLYPAVPTLEVVEGERVKVRIANRSIVDHPMHLHGHRVRVLSRNGVPAAGGAWWTDTLNVAPGEVFEIAFTADNPGIWMDHCHNFEHGANGMILHLAYEGVTTPYSADHAPE; this is encoded by the coding sequence GTGTTCGAGCCGCTCGCCATCACCGACATGGTCCTCGCCCTGCTGGCGATGATCGCCGGACTCGTCGTCGGCCGGCGGGCCGCCGGTCCCACAGCGCGGCTACGCCGGTGGCTGTCGATCATGGCGGCGCTGGTGGCTGCGCGCCTGGTCGTCGCCCTCCTGATCCTCACCGGCGGCACCGTGCTGGCCGAGTCGCGGCTGGTCGTGCAGGTCCCGCTGGCGGTCCTGCCGGTCGCATGGGCGGTCCGGCGGCCGAGCAGGACGGCCGCGCAGGTTGCTGCGGCCGGGGTACTGCTGTCGGGCTGGTGGCTGTTCGTGCCGTTCGGGGCGCAGGACACGTGGTTCGTGCTCGCCGGTTCGACGGCGGCGCTGGTGGCGATCGCGGCGCTGGGCCGGTGGCGTCGGTCGGGTTCCCGGGCCTCCCGCATGCCGTGGCCCGCCGTGGCGCTCCTGCTGGTGCCCGCGGTCGGGTTGGCGCTGGCCGGCCAGGCGAACGCGGCAGCGGCCGGGCACCACCACTCCGCGGCCGGTGGCATCAGCGTGGATCAGCTCACCGGCCCGCGCGACCGGGAGCCGGATGTCCGGGTGACGCTGACCGCGGCCAGGGGGGAGGTGCGCCTCGCCTCCGGCCACGCGGCCGACGCGCTCCTGTTCAACGGCACCGCCCCCGGCCCCGAGATCCGCGCGGAGGTGGGGCAGCTGGTCGAGGTGACGCTGGTCAACAGTGATGTCGAGGAAGGCGTGAGCCTGCACTGGCACGGCGTCGACGTGCCCAACGCGGAGGACGGCGTGCCCGGCGTGACGCAGAACGCGGTCCGGCCGGGAGGGCGGCACGTGTACCGGTTCGTCCCGAACCGGTCGGGCACGTTCTGGTACCACACGCACCGGGATGCGCTGCGCAGCGTCGAGCGGGGGTTGTTCGGAGCGCTGGTCGTCGAGGACGCGGGGCGGGGAGCAGCGGGGTTCGAGCGCACCCTCTTCACACATCGGTGGCCCGCTGCCGCCGCCGCGATCACCGCCTTCGACCGGGCCGACCAGCCGACCCGCCAGGCCGTCGAGGCCGGCCGTGAGGTGCGCCTGAGGTTGATCAACAGCTCCGCGGAGCCGAACCGGGTCCACGTCGGCGGCACCCCGTTCACCGTCGCCGCCATCGACGGCAACCCGATCGAGGGCGCCGCTCCGGTCGGCCCGGGCACCGACCTGCTGCTGGCCGCGGGCGGACGCTACGACCTCACCTTCACGATGCCCGACGGCCCGGTGACCCTGGCCATCGACGCGTCGGCCGCGCTCGCCCTCAGCCCCGGTGGTACCGCCGTCCCCGCCGCCCCGGCCACCGGCGCGCTGTTCGACCCGTTCACCTACGGCTCCGGCGCCGCGCCCGCCCCGGACGACCACGACCGAACGTTCGACCTCCGGCTCGACGACGGGTTCGGCTTCGGCCCGGGCGGGTTCGGCTACGTCAGCAGCTCGATCAACGGCCGCCTGTACCCGGCGGTGCCCACGCTCGAGGTCGTCGAGGGGGAGCGGGTGAAGGTGCGCATCGCCAACCGCAGCATCGTCGACCACCCCATGCACCTGCACGGGCACCGGGTCCGGGTGCTGTCGCGCAACGGCGTGCCGGCCGCGGGCGGCGCGTGGTGGACCGACACGCTCAACGTGGCGCCCGGTGAGGTGTTCGAGATCGCGTTCACCGCGGACAACCCCGGGATCTGGATGGACCACTGCCACAACTTCGAGCACGGTGCCAACGGCATGATCTTGCATCTCGCCTATGAAGGCGTGACCACGCCGTACTCGGCCGACCACGCGCCCGAGTGA
- a CDS encoding AAA family ATPase: protein MRTSTRSAGSLVGRQDELRRIDELTGAAQAGQGGALVLRGEAGIGKSALLHHAKGSGLRVVSAAGSEFESELPFAGLHQLCAPVLGHLADLPASHREALEVAFGLVLATPDLFRIGLATLELLASAARDRPLLCVVDDAHWLDAASSRALAFVARRLGAEPVAMLFAVRLPGPGGELDELPGLVVDGLSDADARAFLAAESLVMLDEQVRDRLLAEARGNPLALRELPRAGGFAPPETSSVPTRIEHSFRARLADLPAAARLLLTVASADPTGDPALLWPAAQRLGIDVQSTSAAAIATGLVEFSNRIRFCHPLARSAVYLAAAADQRRTAHRVLAEVTDPVLDPDRRAWHRAQASAGPDDDVAAELERSASRARSRGGVAAAAAFLERAVALSLDGAARIERTLAAAQADLDAGATDRAADLITTVDNAALDELQHAHLDRLRGQIAFVRHHDRDGPAFVLRAARRLAGPDPERSRAYLLDALEMALVVGRATGVLEMVLEAARSAEPARSPDVLDALDLLATAGHRAAAPVLRTVLDGDDGPLWTRRPALASMLAMELWDPDVHAAVIEWLVKTGRDSGSPLVLRLGLALTTSHAALSGDLGQAMAAIAEEEAIADAAGLPPLLYPRLYLAAMRGRRKEGVELFRTATAAATAHGGGQLIVNVHWAAAVLHNGLADYPAALAAARQATAHEDLGPAGLSLPELVEAAVRCGEPGTAAAALEALTERTEASGTASGLGIAAYARGLATGVEEHYREAVERLQDTPLLPYRARAHLLYGEWLRREGRRRDCRRHLRTAHDLLSEAGLEAFARRAADELRASGEKARSRSGRTYDQLTMQEISIARLVATGATSAEVAARLFLSPRTVDAHLRNIFRKLGLTSRRQLRDHPDIGS from the coding sequence GTGCGGACCTCGACACGCTCCGCCGGATCGCTCGTCGGCAGGCAGGACGAGCTCCGGCGCATCGACGAGCTGACGGGCGCCGCGCAGGCGGGGCAGGGCGGTGCGCTCGTCCTGCGCGGCGAGGCGGGCATCGGCAAGAGCGCGCTGCTGCACCACGCCAAGGGCTCAGGGCTCCGGGTGGTCTCAGCGGCCGGATCGGAGTTCGAGTCGGAGCTGCCGTTCGCGGGCCTGCACCAGCTGTGTGCGCCGGTGCTCGGGCATCTCGCCGACCTGCCCGCATCGCACCGCGAGGCCCTCGAGGTCGCGTTCGGCCTGGTCCTGGCCACCCCGGACCTGTTCCGCATCGGCCTTGCCACCCTGGAGCTGCTGGCGTCCGCGGCCCGGGACCGTCCGCTGCTGTGCGTGGTCGACGACGCCCATTGGCTGGATGCGGCGTCGTCGAGGGCGTTGGCCTTCGTCGCCCGGCGCCTCGGTGCCGAGCCCGTCGCCATGCTGTTCGCGGTCCGGCTGCCCGGCCCGGGCGGTGAGCTGGACGAGCTGCCGGGTCTGGTCGTCGACGGGTTGAGCGATGCCGATGCGCGGGCGTTCCTGGCTGCAGAAAGCCTCGTGATGCTCGACGAGCAGGTGCGCGACCGGTTGCTGGCGGAGGCCCGCGGGAATCCGTTGGCCCTGCGCGAGCTGCCCAGGGCGGGCGGGTTCGCGCCGCCGGAGACGTCCTCGGTACCGACCCGGATCGAGCACAGCTTCCGGGCGAGGCTGGCCGACCTGCCCGCGGCGGCGCGGCTGCTGCTGACGGTCGCGAGCGCCGACCCGACCGGCGACCCCGCGCTGCTGTGGCCGGCCGCGCAGCGCCTGGGTATCGACGTGCAGTCCACCAGCGCGGCCGCGATCGCGACCGGGCTCGTCGAGTTCTCCAACCGCATCCGCTTCTGCCACCCACTGGCCCGGTCGGCCGTGTACCTGGCCGCGGCGGCGGATCAGCGCCGCACGGCTCATCGCGTGCTGGCCGAGGTCACCGACCCGGTCCTGGATCCGGACCGGCGTGCCTGGCACCGCGCCCAGGCCAGCGCAGGCCCGGACGACGACGTCGCCGCGGAGCTGGAGCGATCCGCGTCCCGCGCCCGGTCGCGCGGGGGAGTGGCGGCCGCCGCGGCGTTCCTCGAGCGCGCGGTGGCGCTGTCGCTGGACGGCGCCGCGCGGATCGAACGGACGCTCGCCGCCGCTCAGGCCGACCTCGATGCCGGCGCCACCGACCGGGCCGCGGATCTGATCACGACGGTCGACAACGCGGCCCTGGACGAGCTCCAGCACGCACACCTCGACCGGCTGCGGGGCCAGATCGCCTTCGTCCGGCACCACGACCGCGACGGCCCGGCGTTCGTCCTGCGCGCCGCGCGGCGACTGGCGGGGCCGGACCCGGAGCGGTCCCGCGCCTACCTCCTGGACGCGCTCGAGATGGCCCTCGTCGTCGGCCGGGCCACCGGCGTGCTGGAGATGGTCCTGGAGGCGGCGCGGTCGGCGGAGCCGGCGCGCTCCCCGGACGTCCTGGACGCGCTGGACCTGCTGGCCACCGCCGGGCACCGGGCCGCGGCGCCGGTGCTGCGGACCGTCCTCGACGGCGACGACGGTCCGCTGTGGACCCGCCGGCCCGCGCTCGCCTCGATGCTGGCCATGGAGCTGTGGGATCCCGACGTCCACGCGGCGGTCATCGAGTGGCTGGTCAAGACCGGTCGCGACTCGGGGTCGCCACTCGTGCTGCGCCTCGGCCTCGCCCTGACGACCTCCCACGCCGCGCTGAGCGGCGACCTCGGGCAGGCGATGGCCGCGATCGCGGAGGAGGAGGCGATCGCCGACGCGGCGGGGCTGCCCCCGCTGCTGTACCCGCGGCTGTACCTGGCCGCGATGCGGGGCCGGCGCAAGGAGGGGGTCGAGCTGTTCCGGACGGCCACCGCGGCGGCCACCGCGCACGGTGGAGGGCAGCTGATCGTCAACGTGCACTGGGCGGCGGCCGTGCTGCACAACGGTCTGGCCGACTACCCGGCCGCGCTCGCTGCGGCCCGGCAGGCCACGGCGCACGAAGACCTCGGGCCCGCCGGGTTGAGCCTGCCCGAACTGGTGGAGGCGGCCGTTCGCTGCGGCGAGCCGGGCACCGCTGCCGCCGCGCTGGAGGCCCTGACCGAGCGCACCGAGGCCAGCGGAACAGCATCGGGCCTCGGTATCGCGGCGTACGCGCGCGGGCTGGCGACCGGGGTCGAGGAGCACTACCGGGAGGCCGTCGAGCGCCTCCAGGACACCCCGCTGCTGCCCTACCGGGCCAGGGCCCATCTCCTGTACGGGGAATGGCTGCGCCGCGAAGGCCGCAGGCGCGACTGCCGCCGGCACCTGCGCACCGCCCACGACCTGCTCTCGGAGGCCGGGCTCGAGGCCTTCGCCCGGCGCGCCGCCGACGAGCTGCGGGCCAGCGGCGAGAAGGCCCGCAGCCGGTCCGGGCGCACCTACGACCAGCTCACGATGCAGGAGATTTCCATCGCCCGGCTGGTCGCCACCGGCGCGACGTCGGCCGAGGTCGCCGCCAGGCTGTTCCTCAGCCCACGGACCGTCGACGCCCATCTGCGCAACATCTTCCGCAAGCTGGGCCTCACCTCCCGCCGGCAGCTCAGGGACCACCCCGACATCGGCAGCTGA
- a CDS encoding TIGR03621 family F420-dependent LLM class oxidoreductase, with product MTSRPLRFGLSVTGPVSQMKEAARRAEQIGFDVVLLPDHLGMTAPLPPLIPIAEAAPSLRVGNMVINASFYRPALLARDLATVDAATDGRLEIGLGTGYVEEEFRAAGLPFPRAGARVDLVIEHAVEIRRLLSGPDYIPAPVQTPPPIMIAGTGDRMLTAAARHADIVAFPTAGTRDQLAERVAFFQDKAGDRSADVELAFSFFQVGLDDPDDLSILRAIAPGVPDDELRRAVSYLPGPVDAAAARIRSLHEALGITYFTFSLSPTVRWESLEKLLAALR from the coding sequence GTGACTTCCCGCCCATTGCGTTTCGGTCTGTCGGTGACCGGCCCGGTCTCTCAGATGAAGGAGGCAGCCCGCCGCGCAGAACAGATCGGCTTCGACGTGGTCCTGCTGCCCGACCACCTGGGGATGACCGCGCCGCTGCCACCACTGATCCCGATCGCGGAGGCCGCCCCGTCGCTGCGGGTCGGCAACATGGTCATCAACGCGTCGTTCTACCGCCCCGCGTTGCTCGCCCGCGACCTCGCCACCGTCGACGCGGCCACCGACGGCCGGCTCGAGATCGGCCTCGGCACCGGCTACGTCGAGGAGGAGTTCCGAGCTGCAGGACTGCCGTTCCCGAGAGCCGGGGCGCGCGTCGACCTCGTGATCGAGCACGCGGTCGAGATCCGGCGCCTGCTGTCCGGCCCCGACTACATCCCCGCGCCCGTCCAGACCCCGCCGCCGATCATGATCGCCGGCACGGGGGACCGGATGCTGACCGCGGCCGCCCGGCACGCCGACATCGTCGCCTTCCCCACCGCGGGCACGCGCGATCAACTCGCGGAGCGGGTCGCGTTCTTCCAGGACAAGGCCGGCGACCGCTCGGCCGACGTCGAACTGGCGTTCAGCTTCTTCCAGGTCGGCCTCGACGATCCCGACGACCTGTCGATCCTCCGGGCCATCGCTCCGGGCGTCCCCGACGACGAGCTGCGCAGAGCCGTGTCCTACCTGCCCGGTCCGGTCGACGCGGCGGCCGCCCGGATCCGGTCGCTCCACGAGGCGCTCGGCATCACCTACTTCACGTTCAGCCTCAGCCCGACCGTCAGGTGGGAGAGCCTCGAGAAGCTACTGGCGGCGCTCCGGTAG
- a CDS encoding phosphotransferase — MTSAAIPATMAGVEEVEVVVAHRERATLRVGDVFLKIDADQELTDVEVEAMAMAPIPTPQVLWRKPPVLALAALPGKALGRLGEPSTASPAAWAAAGAAARVLHDAPLPPWPGRSVDELASHLDGECEWLVTNGVLPADVVARNRRIAEAALRPWTPVFTHGDLQITHVFVDGDEIAGVIDWSEAAQGDALFDLATLTLGHEEHLGDVLAGYGTDVDLDVIRGWWSWRSLTAARWLVEHGFDPASPGCEFDVLRSRM, encoded by the coding sequence ATGACGTCGGCGGCCATCCCCGCGACCATGGCCGGCGTGGAGGAGGTCGAGGTCGTCGTCGCCCACCGCGAGCGCGCAACCCTTCGCGTCGGTGACGTGTTCCTGAAGATCGACGCCGACCAGGAGCTCACCGACGTCGAGGTCGAGGCGATGGCCATGGCGCCGATCCCGACGCCGCAGGTCCTGTGGCGGAAGCCGCCCGTGCTCGCGCTCGCCGCCCTTCCGGGCAAAGCGCTCGGCCGCCTCGGCGAGCCGTCGACCGCGTCGCCGGCGGCATGGGCGGCGGCGGGTGCGGCCGCACGGGTGCTGCACGACGCGCCGCTGCCGCCATGGCCCGGTCGGAGCGTCGACGAGTTGGCATCGCACCTCGACGGCGAATGCGAGTGGCTCGTCACCAACGGCGTCCTTCCGGCCGACGTGGTCGCGCGCAACCGCCGGATCGCCGAGGCTGCGCTCCGGCCGTGGACACCGGTGTTCACGCACGGCGACCTGCAGATCACCCACGTGTTCGTCGACGGGGACGAGATCGCCGGCGTGATCGACTGGTCCGAGGCGGCCCAGGGCGATGCCCTGTTCGACCTCGCCACCTTGACGCTCGGGCACGAGGAGCACCTCGGCGACGTCCTCGCCGGATACGGCACGGACGTCGACCTCGACGTGATCCGCGGATGGTGGTCGTGGCGGAGCCTGACGGCGGCCCGCTGGCTGGTCGAGCACGGCTTCGACCCGGCCTCGCCTGGCTGCGAGTTCGACGTGCTGAGGTCCCGGATGTGA
- a CDS encoding LysR family transcriptional regulator produces the protein MSLRQFEYALAVAEEGSVTAAAERLHVAQPSMSQQIRNLERELGVQLFARTPSGLVPTVAGRAFLREAEIAVTAARRARATARAGADDLVGELVVAAQMGFGTRQLPGALSALRRRFPRVEVTVFEEPSSAELDRLCRRGVLDLALMAKCERSPADAHHIGDEEFVVVLGTGHRLLAADRVELRELEGEPWVRFDRDSALDGVLLNVLRDNELPPTTAARVSQTATAVRWAAHGLGVTLVPASAVPQGYEHLVRPVFPVVSQPVIAVVRQHAGPAETALRELLRQETWYDAAPISLVS, from the coding sequence ATGAGCCTTCGTCAGTTCGAGTACGCCCTGGCCGTTGCCGAGGAGGGCTCGGTGACGGCGGCGGCCGAGCGGCTGCACGTCGCCCAACCGTCGATGTCCCAGCAGATCCGCAACCTGGAGCGGGAGCTCGGCGTGCAGCTGTTCGCCCGCACGCCGAGCGGACTGGTGCCCACGGTGGCCGGCCGCGCGTTCCTGCGGGAGGCGGAGATCGCGGTGACCGCGGCGCGGCGGGCGAGGGCGACGGCACGCGCCGGTGCCGACGACCTGGTGGGCGAGCTGGTGGTCGCGGCGCAGATGGGTTTCGGCACGCGCCAGCTGCCGGGCGCGCTGAGCGCGCTGCGCCGCCGCTTCCCGCGGGTGGAGGTCACCGTCTTCGAGGAGCCCAGCTCCGCCGAGCTGGACCGGCTGTGCCGCCGGGGCGTGCTGGACCTCGCCCTGATGGCCAAGTGCGAGCGGAGCCCCGCCGACGCTCACCACATCGGCGACGAGGAGTTCGTGGTGGTGCTGGGCACCGGGCACCGGCTGCTCGCCGCGGACCGGGTCGAGCTGCGCGAACTGGAGGGCGAGCCGTGGGTGCGGTTCGACCGCGACAGTGCGCTCGACGGCGTGCTGCTGAACGTGCTGCGGGACAACGAGCTGCCCCCGACCACGGCCGCCCGCGTGTCGCAGACGGCCACGGCCGTGCGCTGGGCCGCCCACGGGCTGGGGGTGACGCTCGTCCCCGCCTCCGCGGTGCCCCAGGGTTACGAGCACCTCGTGCGCCCGGTGTTCCCGGTCGTGTCCCAGCCCGTCATCGCCGTGGTCCGGCAGCACGCGGGCCCGGCGGAGACGGCCCTGCGCGAACTCCTGCGCCAGGAGACCTGGTACGACGCCGCTCCCATCTCACTGGTGTCCTGA
- a CDS encoding SDR family oxidoreductase has translation MGVYSDKNAVITGGGAGMGFALAKLLVDGGARVVITGRSQGTVDAARDLGKNAVAVRGDVASLSDLDALAHRVQEELGTIDALFVNAGIAGATPLETVTEEVYDEMFAINVKGAFFTVQKLAPLLSAGAGVVLTTSVANAIGMLDTSVYAAGKAAVRSMARSFSRELLPRGVRVNAISPGPIDTGILEKTMTEEAAEQFKAQVVADNPMQRFGTVEEFARAAAFLAFDATYTTGAEFTVDGGRTQL, from the coding sequence ATGGGTGTGTACAGCGACAAGAACGCAGTGATCACCGGCGGCGGCGCCGGTATGGGGTTCGCATTGGCGAAGCTGCTGGTGGACGGCGGAGCCCGAGTGGTGATCACCGGGCGTTCACAGGGCACGGTCGACGCCGCGCGGGACCTCGGCAAGAACGCGGTGGCCGTCCGGGGGGACGTGGCCTCACTGTCCGACCTGGATGCTCTGGCCCACCGGGTGCAGGAGGAGCTCGGCACGATCGATGCCCTGTTCGTCAACGCGGGCATCGCAGGCGCCACGCCCCTCGAGACCGTCACGGAGGAGGTGTACGACGAGATGTTCGCGATCAACGTCAAGGGCGCCTTCTTCACGGTGCAGAAGCTCGCCCCGCTGCTGAGCGCGGGCGCAGGCGTCGTGCTCACCACCTCGGTCGCGAACGCCATCGGCATGCTGGACACCAGTGTCTACGCGGCCGGCAAAGCAGCGGTGCGCTCGATGGCCCGCAGCTTCTCCCGCGAGCTGCTCCCACGCGGAGTCCGGGTCAACGCGATCAGCCCCGGTCCCATCGACACGGGGATCCTCGAGAAGACGATGACCGAGGAGGCCGCCGAGCAGTTCAAGGCGCAGGTGGTCGCGGACAATCCCATGCAGCGTTTCGGCACCGTCGAGGAGTTCGCCAGGGCGGCCGCATTCCTCGCCTTCGATGCCACCTACACCACCGGTGCGGAGTTCACCGTCGACGGCGGACGCACGCAGCTGTGA
- a CDS encoding oxidoreductase has product MTTVENRSGTRELAGKRALVTGGSRGIGAAVVRRLLDAGAEVLTTARSATSTVPEGATFVQADVRTRAGAEALAAAAQEALGGVDVLVHNVGGARPHKAALAIPDEEWQDALDLNFLSSVRLNSLLAPGMRERRSGAIVHISTAAVVPPAPPFLHYQAAKVALENYSRGLAAELAPFGVRVNTVSPGRTATPGGEATREYWASLDLGPGAVATPPLGRDGQPDDIAHAVLFLVSDRASWLTGQVLGVDGGEFPRG; this is encoded by the coding sequence ATGACCACGGTCGAGAACCGATCGGGAACGCGAGAGCTCGCGGGAAAACGAGCCCTGGTCACGGGTGGTTCTCGCGGAATCGGGGCGGCCGTCGTGCGGCGGCTCCTGGACGCGGGCGCCGAGGTGCTCACGACCGCCAGGTCGGCGACGAGCACGGTGCCGGAGGGGGCCACCTTCGTGCAGGCCGACGTGCGGACCCGGGCCGGCGCGGAGGCGCTCGCCGCGGCCGCGCAGGAGGCGCTCGGCGGGGTGGACGTCCTCGTCCACAACGTGGGTGGAGCGCGACCGCACAAGGCCGCTCTGGCCATTCCCGACGAGGAGTGGCAGGACGCGCTGGACCTGAACTTCCTGTCGTCGGTGCGGCTGAACTCGCTGCTGGCACCGGGGATGCGGGAACGGCGTTCGGGGGCGATCGTGCACATCTCCACGGCCGCGGTCGTCCCCCCGGCACCGCCGTTCCTGCACTACCAGGCGGCGAAGGTGGCGCTGGAGAACTACAGCCGGGGACTGGCCGCCGAGCTGGCCCCGTTCGGGGTCCGGGTCAACACCGTGAGCCCCGGCAGGACCGCCACCCCCGGCGGCGAGGCGACGCGGGAGTACTGGGCGAGCCTGGACCTCGGGCCGGGCGCGGTCGCAACCCCTCCGCTGGGGCGCGACGGTCAGCCAGACGACATCGCCCACGCGGTGCTGTTCCTCGTGTCCGACCGGGCGAGCTGGCTCACCGGGCAGGTTCTCGGCGTCGACGGCGGCGAGTTCCCGAGGGGTTGA
- a CDS encoding TetR/AcrR family transcriptional regulator, translating to MSDGSTRPLRADAERTVRTILEAAERVLARDPAATMEEIAAAAGVARTTVHRRFSTREALIAALGGWASRQLEAAVDQARPDTAPPMVALYQATANVLRVKMSWSFSMDTALAKGDEVEEIQCRMLDTCDRLFRRLRDSGSLRPDVDPVWARRVYYALIHEACQEVGAEAEPDTDALATQLIDTLLRGVGTPSAPL from the coding sequence GTGAGCGATGGCAGCACCCGGCCCCTGCGGGCGGACGCCGAGCGGACCGTGCGGACGATCCTGGAGGCGGCCGAGCGCGTTCTCGCCCGCGATCCGGCGGCCACGATGGAGGAGATCGCGGCCGCGGCAGGTGTCGCGCGCACGACGGTGCACCGCCGGTTCAGCACCCGCGAAGCGCTGATCGCCGCACTCGGGGGATGGGCCAGCCGGCAGCTCGAGGCCGCCGTCGACCAGGCGCGCCCGGACACCGCACCACCCATGGTCGCGCTCTACCAGGCCACTGCGAACGTGCTCCGGGTGAAGATGTCCTGGAGCTTCTCGATGGACACCGCTCTCGCAAAGGGCGACGAGGTCGAGGAGATCCAGTGCCGGATGCTCGACACGTGTGACCGGCTGTTCCGCCGCCTGCGGGACAGCGGCTCACTGCGTCCCGACGTCGACCCGGTCTGGGCCCGCAGGGTGTACTACGCCCTGATCCACGAGGCCTGCCAGGAGGTCGGCGCCGAGGCCGAGCCCGACACCGACGCCCTCGCGACCCAGCTGATCGACACCCTGCTCCGCGGCGTCGGCACCCCGTCCGCACCGCTCTGA
- a CDS encoding SDR family NAD(P)-dependent oxidoreductase encodes MDLQLKDKTALVTGASRGIGLAVVERLVEEGVRVVAAARTETPDMRRTGAHVVPVDLTDPDGPVRLVAAARQELGELDLLVNNVGGGEGDATAGFLDVDDQLWHHAFDLNFFATVKTTRAALPSLIDRRGVVVNISSSGARIPSGGPVAYTTAKAALTALGKALAEEFGPQGVRVNTVSPGPVRTALWEHPDSYGGQLAAKLGVPHDQLLAALPAQAGMLTGRLIEAGEVADLVVQLCSPRAGSVTGADYLIDGGLVKSA; translated from the coding sequence GTGGATCTCCAGTTGAAGGACAAGACCGCACTGGTCACCGGTGCCAGCCGGGGGATCGGCCTGGCCGTGGTCGAGCGGCTCGTCGAGGAAGGCGTGCGGGTAGTCGCGGCCGCCCGGACCGAGACGCCCGACATGCGGCGCACCGGCGCGCACGTCGTACCCGTCGACCTGACGGATCCGGACGGGCCGGTGCGGCTGGTCGCGGCGGCCCGGCAGGAGCTCGGGGAGCTGGACCTGCTGGTGAACAACGTCGGCGGTGGTGAGGGCGATGCGACGGCCGGGTTCCTCGATGTGGACGACCAGTTGTGGCACCACGCCTTCGACCTGAACTTCTTCGCGACCGTGAAGACGACCCGGGCGGCGTTGCCGAGCCTGATCGACCGGCGCGGCGTCGTCGTCAACATCTCGTCGAGCGGTGCGCGGATCCCGTCGGGCGGGCCGGTCGCCTACACGACGGCGAAGGCCGCGCTGACCGCTCTGGGCAAGGCGCTGGCCGAGGAGTTCGGACCGCAGGGCGTGCGCGTCAACACCGTGTCCCCGGGGCCGGTGCGCACGGCGCTCTGGGAGCACCCGGACTCGTACGGCGGCCAGCTCGCGGCCAAGCTCGGCGTACCGCACGACCAGCTGCTGGCCGCTCTGCCGGCGCAGGCGGGGATGCTGACGGGGCGGCTCATCGAGGCCGGTGAGGTCGCCGACCTGGTCGTGCAGCTCTGCTCGCCGCGCGCGGGCAGCGTCACGGGCGCCGACTACCTGATCGACGGCGGACTGGTGAAGAGCGCCTAG